In Vibrio coralliilyticus, the following are encoded in one genomic region:
- a CDS encoding beta-prism lectin domain-containing protein → MERKLLAVVFGSFALANISLPAYASEPMGCIISQQSGEKYCLKAGERSGYSLPNWIYAHPVDVLAPSGVSVMLSDWDNLSYNRLAVFDTYTSNEQLKNVKAYNGRYLDFSKPRSMRVLASEQYPEACIVSLENNERYCLKEGQRSGYSLPEYIKGHEVEVRAPEGLGVMLSDWDNLSYNRLAVFGGYKSNTQLESVKAYNGEILDFSNPRSMRVLAYSEPDKKIETELKWSWQGSSFKPESDQVMVTPVTGQLNDDNGDGRIDNQDVADVIIVSFEGRNYSRGGLVRALSGVDGSELWSYDNGGVVADARYSPAVADLDHDGIVEIVTTSTGSDFIQVLDNHGNVKKQIATVESGWKTVGDIALADLDGDGDIEILSADGVYDYESGQPVFSHNWSPASISGDFDGDNSQEVFADGTLFQSSGAVDWQYSAADKVWFSSLVNLDSDKHPELVVSVPASYSSAQKSSLAVLEHDGSTKWEITNENNPGGGVQAVSSFLAAYSESVTQQSEVFGYEKGNMESAQVSDENLLYVRSGAAIDAIGTEAHNTIGGNGGALRDPIDLSQVTAIDVTYGKYFWGGRHLLAMEFSLKNGSSVMLGSKNYGYHLQTKRFVLPEGESVTGVNVWSQGWLVEGVQFETATSVGTDSIGIVYAGYKAVDMYNAKGELVWSVENDDIGSGKIGVSAYDFDADGIDEVLVQDHFKVRILDGQTGKELAVIDNSTGTLWEYPIVADLEGDDNAELIVVANNYDSKYNINKGVYVYQSAQADKPWTNATRIWNQHSFNLTNITQAGQIPETYQPSWLSHNTYRSSTLRAGKTEFSPIFGYPNGDVQKAEVTTSDVLYVRSGLAIDAVGTELNALIGGHGGALRHPVDLSKVKSIEVSSGHYYWGGNHIVALKFKFKDGSSVMMGSKGYASPIKVETFEVPQGKQIKAINAWTAGWLIDAIQFELN, encoded by the coding sequence ATGGAACGTAAATTATTAGCAGTGGTATTTGGCTCATTTGCCTTAGCCAACATAAGCTTGCCTGCCTATGCTTCCGAACCTATGGGATGCATTATCAGTCAGCAGTCGGGGGAGAAGTATTGCCTTAAAGCGGGAGAGCGCTCAGGTTATTCACTTCCAAATTGGATTTATGCGCACCCGGTCGATGTACTCGCACCGAGTGGTGTTTCCGTTATGTTGAGTGACTGGGATAACCTGTCATACAACAGACTTGCCGTTTTTGACACTTATACGTCAAACGAACAACTTAAAAATGTGAAAGCGTATAATGGTCGTTACTTAGACTTTTCTAAGCCTCGTTCGATGCGAGTATTGGCGTCTGAGCAATACCCAGAGGCGTGTATTGTCAGCCTAGAGAATAATGAACGTTACTGTCTAAAAGAAGGTCAACGTTCTGGTTACTCATTACCAGAGTACATCAAAGGTCATGAAGTAGAGGTGCGTGCTCCAGAGGGACTTGGTGTGATGCTAAGTGACTGGGATAACCTTTCTTACAATCGCTTAGCGGTGTTTGGCGGTTACAAGTCAAATACTCAGCTTGAGTCAGTGAAGGCTTACAACGGTGAGATCCTAGATTTTTCTAACCCTCGTTCGATGCGAGTTCTTGCTTATTCAGAACCAGATAAAAAAATTGAAACTGAACTGAAATGGTCTTGGCAAGGCAGCAGCTTTAAGCCTGAGTCAGATCAGGTAATGGTCACGCCAGTAACCGGTCAGCTTAACGACGACAATGGTGACGGCCGAATCGATAACCAAGATGTCGCTGATGTGATTATTGTATCGTTTGAAGGTCGCAATTACTCACGTGGTGGTTTAGTTCGTGCGCTGAGCGGTGTGGATGGCTCAGAGCTATGGAGCTATGATAACGGCGGTGTTGTTGCTGATGCTCGTTACAGTCCTGCAGTTGCAGACTTAGATCACGATGGTATCGTGGAAATTGTCACAACCAGTACTGGCAGCGATTTCATCCAGGTGCTTGATAATCATGGTAATGTGAAGAAGCAGATTGCGACGGTTGAATCTGGCTGGAAAACGGTGGGTGACATCGCTTTAGCCGATTTGGATGGTGATGGTGATATCGAAATTCTGTCTGCTGATGGCGTTTACGATTATGAATCTGGTCAGCCAGTGTTTAGTCATAACTGGTCTCCAGCGTCAATCAGTGGTGACTTTGATGGTGATAATAGTCAGGAAGTCTTTGCCGACGGCACTTTATTCCAAAGCTCAGGCGCTGTTGACTGGCAGTACAGTGCTGCTGACAAAGTTTGGTTCTCTTCATTGGTGAATCTAGATTCAGACAAGCATCCAGAATTGGTGGTTTCTGTTCCGGCAAGCTACTCGTCTGCACAAAAGAGCTCTCTGGCGGTATTGGAACATGATGGTTCAACCAAGTGGGAAATAACCAATGAGAACAATCCTGGCGGTGGTGTTCAAGCGGTTTCAAGTTTCCTAGCGGCTTACAGTGAGTCAGTGACTCAGCAATCAGAAGTCTTTGGTTATGAGAAAGGCAATATGGAGTCGGCACAAGTTAGCGATGAAAACTTGCTCTATGTTCGTTCTGGCGCGGCTATCGATGCGATTGGTACTGAAGCCCATAACACGATCGGCGGTAACGGTGGAGCGCTTCGCGATCCTATCGATCTTTCGCAAGTGACAGCTATTGACGTCACTTACGGTAAGTACTTCTGGGGTGGTCGCCACCTTCTGGCCATGGAGTTTTCTCTGAAGAATGGCTCCTCAGTCATGTTGGGATCGAAAAACTATGGCTACCATCTGCAAACGAAACGCTTTGTTCTTCCTGAAGGTGAGAGTGTTACGGGTGTGAATGTGTGGTCACAAGGTTGGCTGGTAGAAGGCGTTCAGTTTGAGACGGCTACGTCAGTAGGTACTGACAGCATCGGTATCGTGTACGCAGGCTATAAAGCCGTAGACATGTACAACGCAAAAGGTGAGCTGGTTTGGTCGGTTGAAAACGATGATATCGGTAGTGGCAAGATAGGGGTATCTGCTTACGACTTTGATGCTGATGGCATCGATGAAGTGCTTGTTCAGGACCATTTCAAAGTGCGTATCCTTGATGGTCAGACAGGTAAAGAGCTTGCTGTGATCGATAACTCGACTGGAACCTTGTGGGAATACCCAATCGTTGCAGACCTAGAGGGTGACGATAATGCTGAACTGATTGTGGTAGCCAACAACTACGACAGCAAATACAACATTAACAAGGGCGTATATGTGTATCAGTCTGCTCAAGCTGATAAGCCATGGACAAACGCGACACGTATTTGGAACCAGCACTCGTTCAACCTGACTAATATCACTCAGGCTGGACAAATTCCTGAGACGTATCAGCCAAGTTGGTTAAGCCACAACACTTACCGCTCAAGCACGCTACGTGCGGGTAAAACGGAATTCTCTCCGATCTTTGGTTATCCGAATGGTGATGTTCAAAAAGCGGAAGTGACGACAAGTGATGTACTTTACGTACGTTCTGGTCTTGCGATTGATGCTGTTGGTACAGAACTTAATGCGCTTATTGGTGGACATGGTGGAGCACTACGTCACCCCGTTGATCTGAGCAAAGTTAAGAGTATTGAAGTGTCTTCAGGTCATTACTATTGGGGAGGTAACCATATCGTTGCACTTAAATTTAAGTTCAAAGATGGCTCTTCAGTCATGATGGGCTCGAAAGGTTATGCATCGCCAATCAAGGTTGAAACATTCGAGGTCCCTCAAGGGAAGCAAATTAAAGCCATCAATGCATGGACTGCAGGTTGGCTGATTGACGCTATTCAGTTTGAATTGAACTGA
- a CDS encoding glycerol kinase, whose protein sequence is MNKISTTALAKLREIEPKQLFQDLKLAGYINRSDEAWVLTELGRTFGGEYAQHQKFGQFIIWPENLLINTVATSGKPLSATQIGERFSLSAKKINQLLQELGWLQKMDTGWEVTANGLKVGGYQRHDKESGNHFAVWHDSIVRNKRLKQSVIEFSGLDAEAHATDKSISSFRQKFEAKHRTLDGHYVRSKGELKIDNWLYMNGIVHAYDRQLPIDEDVLSDFYLPTGKVYLQFWGRDNGDFPENKKADIKRIYHEHQFDLIEVMPEDIDHLDDVLPAKLREFGITAY, encoded by the coding sequence GTGAACAAAATCTCAACCACAGCTCTTGCAAAATTACGAGAGATCGAGCCAAAACAGTTGTTTCAAGATCTCAAGCTGGCGGGCTATATCAATCGTTCTGATGAAGCATGGGTATTGACGGAGCTCGGTCGAACGTTTGGTGGTGAATATGCTCAGCATCAAAAGTTTGGCCAATTCATTATATGGCCAGAAAACCTCCTGATTAATACAGTAGCCACTAGTGGTAAACCTCTCAGCGCGACTCAAATCGGGGAGCGATTCTCGCTCAGCGCTAAGAAAATCAACCAGCTTCTTCAGGAATTAGGCTGGCTGCAAAAAATGGATACGGGTTGGGAGGTAACGGCAAATGGCCTCAAAGTCGGTGGATATCAACGCCATGACAAAGAAAGTGGAAATCATTTTGCTGTTTGGCATGACTCAATTGTCCGCAACAAGCGTCTCAAACAATCAGTCATCGAGTTTTCAGGTCTGGATGCTGAAGCGCATGCTACCGATAAATCAATATCCAGCTTCCGGCAGAAATTCGAAGCCAAACACCGAACGCTAGATGGACATTATGTGCGATCTAAGGGAGAGCTCAAGATCGACAACTGGCTTTATATGAATGGCATCGTGCATGCGTATGATCGCCAATTACCGATTGATGAAGATGTGCTAAGCGATTTTTACTTACCGACTGGCAAAGTCTATTTACAATTTTGGGGACGCGATAATGGCGATTTCCCTGAGAATAAGAAAGCCGATATCAAGCGTATATATCACGAGCACCAATTTGACTTAATTGAAGTGATGCCTGAAGACATCGACCACCTTGATGATGTGCTTCCCGCGAAATTAAGAGAGTTTGGCATTACTGCCTATTAA